The Henckelia pumila isolate YLH828 chromosome 2, ASM3356847v2, whole genome shotgun sequence genome includes a window with the following:
- the LOC140881691 gene encoding probable xyloglucan endotransglucosylase/hydrolase protein 28 has product MMGGTMNLNSHWNIIVTFMFFSALHVFLVSGSSGNLPILSFDEGYSHLFGDDNLMVLKDGKSVHISLDERTGSGFVSQDLYLRGYFSASIKLPADYTAGVVVAFYMSNGDMFEKNHDEIDFEFLGNIRGKDWRIQTNIYGNGSTSKGREERYGVWFDPSEDFHQYSILWTENLIVFYVDNVPIREIKRTQEMGGDFPSKPMSLYATIWDGSSWATNGGKYKVSYKYAPYIAEFSDFVLRGCAVNPLELSKCDAAPEHKMIPTGVTRRQRVKMENFRRKYIQYSHCYDRSRYKLPLSECEIDPKEAEQLRGFDPVTFGGAHRHRSKRHQPARSNQAKASSI; this is encoded by the exons ATGATGGGAGGAACCATGAATTTGAATTCCCATTGGAACATTATCGTCACCTTTATGTTTTTCTCCGCTCTTCATGTGTTTCTTGTCAGTGGGTCTTCGGGAAATCTCCCGATACTGTCGTTCGATGAAGGGTACTCGCATCTCTTTGGAGACGACAATTTAATGGTTCTTAAAGATGGAAAATCTGTCCACATCTCTCTGGATGAGAGAACAG GCTCTGGATTTGTGTCGCAGGACCTTTACCTTCGCGGCTATTTCAGTGCTTCTATTAAGCTTCCTGCAGATTACACTGCTGGAGTTGTCGTGGCATTTTAT ATGTCAAATGGTGACATGTTTGAGAAGAATCATGATGAAATAGATTTTGAGTTCCTGGGGAACATAAGGGGAAAAGACTGGAGAATTCAGACCAATATATATGGAAATGGAAGCACAAGTAAAGGTAGAGAGGAAAGATATGGCGTTTGGTTTGATCCCTCTGAAGACTTCCACCAGTACAGTATCCTTTGGACTGAGAATCTGATAGT CTTTTATGTCGATAATGTCCCTATTAGAGAGATCAAGAGGACACAAGAAATGGGTGGGGACTTCCCCTCCAAGCCAATGTCTTTGTATGCAACAATATGGGATGGGTCCAGTTGGGCCACAAATGGAGGCAAGTACAAAGTAAGTTACAAGTATGCCCCTTATATTGCCGAGTTCTCCGATTTCGTCCTCCGTGGTTGTGCCGTTAATCCACTCGAACTGTCCAAATGCGATGCTGCTCCGGAGCACAAAATGATTCCTACCGGTGTCACACGGAGGCAGAGAGTGAAAATGGAGAACTTCAGGAGAAAGTACATCCAATATTCGCATTGCTACGACCGGTCACGGTACAAACTCCCACTCTCCGAGTGTGAAATTGATCCCAAGGAGGCTGAACAGCTCAGGGGCTTTGATCCTGTGACTTTTGGGGGAGCCCATCGCCACCGTAGCAAACGGCACCAGCCGGCCCGGTCGAACCAGGCCAAGGCATCATCCATATAA